tcgattcttttgacgaaacagccaaacatcgatcagtaatcgaatattctatgtatttaatctgtggatagtctaagcaatgtcacagtaaatatgcaagcagtagtttgacttcatactagaggtcaaaacgcgagctatacctcaatttcaatttactagttaaatagattttattaattagaaataagactaactcactaacatactaaatttaaaacagatacactaacaatatactaacatagaaaaaaaaattaaaactgttactcttattaattgaaaaacttgtttaatgtaataatataaggaaaaataaaggctttgaaattgagaaaaacataagggctaacataatctacggaaccctacactgcgcgtggcccgacacgcacttgaccggttttttaatatttggtcacgtagtgtggaggtaatacctagatggcatcaccaaaataaacagatgaatacgacctatccttcaaggtcattgattagtatcagccttatttaaatctaccaatcaaaaaacaacacgcattttattgatcacttcttattttactacaatttacaaaatattttatttgtttacataaaaaagtatatttacaatcacaaaactaaatggaaatacaaagttggcaaatgtaattaaaatgctagaggcaggcagccctatcacatgtttacgtaccgcgcgctgtaaatatttatttcaaaaatacggccgagtatactgcttgtatatattttgactgtgcacaatgtgtttgttagtgtgtgtaaaaattacgcgtgtgtgtattgcgagtcaaatttatagttgtgtgtagtgtatggacacagaatatacttaatggtgttaaatgttttcgatgttacctcgtccccctcaaaaaattacagacttttttgttggtgaatttgggtgcgaaccacgtccagttattaatggtctaaggtccGTAGGTCATGTCATGTGTgtaggcgctgtcaattttaagtcgtatttagccgcgggacttctttcgtggtgCGGAGTCTAATATTACCATCATAGACATATTCAATATCATAGATCATAGAATACTACCACAGAATACTTTATTACTATCACAAACGTCAATTagtaaagatataaataataatatttaattatttactttttactcattttgaattttgaaaagatATAAATATATGATAGGTTGCATTAAATTTGCATCTCTAAGTTAGGTTGTAACTGCAGTCTATTATGCTGCACTTTCCCTGACTAGCTTATTGTgtgtttaaaaactaaaaagtaaaaattggagATATCAGGGCTGAAGCCTGTAGGACTCCGGCTTACAGGGCCTCGGGTGCCTTTGATTTTGTCCATTTGTTTTGATATGATCAATGCATCTCACTTCTAGAAGCCTCATTAGATGtatctgtaaaataaaaatgggaTGCGCCCGTTTGCTCACGATTGTAACTATCGTTATCGTGTTAATGATACCAATATCAGTTCAAAATGAAAACATTGAATGCCCTCACAAATGTGACTGTTTAGAAGAGTATGTATATGTAGACTgttcgaaaaaaaatttggtgtCAGTGCCAAGAATTCCAAAGTGGGTGGGGAAATTAAAcctaaattacaataaattaacaaacGATGTTACCAATGTATTTGAAGGTCTGTTATCCTTACAAAGTTTGAAATTGGATGATGATGCATTCACTAGCATTCCTATTTTTCTGCACCAGAACCAAATAGAGGAAATCAGCATTAATAGGAACAACATAAGTGCAATAAACATTGGTCATTTTCCTGCAAACAGTACTCTAAAATCATTAAGCATAAACGGCAATCACATTAAAGTGATAGAGGAAGGTGCTCTTAACAATCTAACCAACTTGGTAATATTGAAGTTGAACAGAAATGAAATAGTATCACTACCCAATCAGCTGTTTAAGCATcagtccaatttgaaaattttagaacTAAATCATAACAAAATACATGTGATCACAGATATGCTCTTTAGAGGATTGTCTAGTCTGACTAcactgaaaattaaatataataatattgaaaacataATGGATGGTGCATTTTTTGGATTTAAATCTGTGAACTTGTTACAATTAGATcataatagaatacaaaatatatctaaaGATTGGATGTATGGCCTGGAATCATTGACTACTTTAtctttatcaaataatttaataacccAAATTGATTTTGGTAGTTGGGAATTTTGCCCCAGTCTAAAGGAATTAGACCTATCTCACAACTATTTAATTGAGATAGAAAATCGCACATTCCAACATTTGACTAACTTACTCACCCTCAATTTGAGTTACAATAATATATCTGCTATATTGCAGGAAGCTTTTAGTCATATGGTGCAGTTGCAAATACTATTTTTGAATAGAAACAAAATATCCTGGACAGTAGAAAATATGACAGGACCATTTTCAAAACTCCAGAATCTTGTGAAATTTAATTTGTCAGATAATCACATCAAATCAATAAGCTCAAGAGATTTTGAAGGCTTATCTAATGTTGTTGAGTTGGATTTAAGATCAAACAATATCACATCAATTCAACAGCATTCTTTCAATTCAACatccaaaataaaaaagctaTATCTGAATTCATCATCCTTAATATGTGATTGCAAATTGTTATGGTTAGTTAAATGGATCAGAGATAAAGTAGAGCAAAATTATATCACAGCGACATGTGCTTACCCAGCAGAAGTAAGAGGAGTCGTAATCTCTAGACTCAACGAAGATAATTGTGGGGATTCACCTGAACCCCAAATAACAGAACACCCCAACACTCATCTAGCAATAAAGAATCGATCTACAAATTTAGTGTGTTCAGCCACATCTAAACCATTCAGTAATATGACATTTTTGTGGAAAAAAAATAGTGGTAACATCAGCAATCCCCAAGTATATGAGAATGTTACTTTAAGAGAACACGGGAAACCTTATGCCACTTCTGTATTAGGCATACCTGACGTGACAAATTCTGATTCCGGTAAATATCAATGTGTGGTCAGCAATAAATTTGGCACCACATACTCTTCCGAAGCAGTAGTTGACATTGTCACCTTTCCACAATTTACCCATACTCCAATTAATGTAACTGTAAAAACTGGTAACACTGCAATTCTTAATTGTGCAGCAACTGGTGACCCTCCACCAGAAATATCTTGGAAAAAAGATGGTGAGAATGACTTCCCTGCTGCAAGAGAGAGACGCATGATGCCAACTTCTCATCATATCTTTATTGTTAATGCCAAAACCACAGACATGGGAATTTACAGCTGCGCTGCTAAAAATTCAGCTGGGACTATCATAGCCAATGCAACTTTATCTGTTTTACAAGAACCACCATTTATAATGATGGAGAACAAAGAAGTGACAAGTGGGGACTCTGTGGTATTACAGTGTATGATAAGTGGTTCACCTAAGCCTGCGCTGAAATGGTTTAAGAATGGATCACCTATAGTACCAACTGAACGTCATTTCTTTACTGCACATGATCAAGTATTTGTTATTATTGGAGCAGAGTCCAGTGACGCTGGTCATTATGAATGTAAAATTACTAATGAACTTGTCACTAAAAAGGATATAGAGTTAAAAGTACTCCCTCCAGTTGCAATTACGGTCAACGAAGAAGATATGTTAGGTTTATTCGAGATGCACGGTAGTGCAACAGCCAAACAGAGAATGGGGGACAAGCAGATGTAGTCTTTACTCGACCCATTTGATGCCACCTTTGTTTACATAATTACTCAAAATCTATTCAACGTGAAAACATAACATTTGGTTCACTAATGAAATCCTGTAAGCTTATCTAGAACACCAAATTTCATAACTACACCATAAAAAGGTAGTTGATGAGaatgtttaaaaattgtaaaatttattttatattctaaagGTAGATCAAAATGTTACCTACTTCTAGAAAACAGTTGGGTATACAGCTAAGTATAAGTATTGTGTTCATTCATAGGGAAAAATACGAAAACAAAGAATTTCAAGgagttgagttttttttttaaattttcgatttttcgtttaatacatttttaggtATATGGTGTGCActagaaatttttaataaaaaaatctgaattatcatagaaaatcttaattaattaattttttatgtttaataagcTATAATATGATTAtgctataataattttgaaaggCCCTTTTTTGACTaagattttttggaaatttttaaccgacttcgaaaaaggaggaggttctacgttcggctgtatgtatgttttaatcattatctttattaagtactagcggacgcccgcgacttcgtccgcccttacacctctttaatccagcccttgcAGTAGTGTCGCTggaaaaatggagtaacttctcccgttttcccaacgtaacgtttcccttcactgctctgctcctattgatcgtagcgtgatgaaaagtatactataacctgcccaggagtataaagaataattgtaccaagtttcg
The DNA window shown above is from Bicyclus anynana chromosome 15, ilBicAnyn1.1, whole genome shotgun sequence and carries:
- the LOC112051599 gene encoding leucine-rich repeats and immunoglobulin-like domains protein 3; this translates as MHLTSRSLIRCICKIKMGCARLLTIVTIVIVLMIPISVQNENIECPHKCDCLEEYVYVDCSKKNLVSVPRIPKWVGKLNLNYNKLTNDVTNVFEGLLSLQSLKLDDDAFTSIPIFLHQNQIEEISINRNNISAINIGHFPANSTLKSLSINGNHIKVIEEGALNNLTNLVILKLNRNEIVSLPNQLFKHQSNLKILELNHNKIHVITDMLFRGLSSLTTLKIKYNNIENIMDGAFFGFKSVNLLQLDHNRIQNISKDWMYGLESLTTLSLSNNLITQIDFGSWEFCPSLKELDLSHNYLIEIENRTFQHLTNLLTLNLSYNNISAILQEAFSHMVQLQILFLNRNKISWTVENMTGPFSKLQNLVKFNLSDNHIKSISSRDFEGLSNVVELDLRSNNITSIQQHSFNSTSKIKKLYLNSSSLICDCKLLWLVKWIRDKVEQNYITATCAYPAEVRGVVISRLNEDNCGDSPEPQITEHPNTHLAIKNRSTNLVCSATSKPFSNMTFLWKKNSGNISNPQVYENVTLREHGKPYATSVLGIPDVTNSDSGKYQCVVSNKFGTTYSSEAVVDIVTFPQFTHTPINVTVKTGNTAILNCAATGDPPPEISWKKDGENDFPAARERRMMPTSHHIFIVNAKTTDMGIYSCAAKNSAGTIIANATLSVLQEPPFIMMENKEVTSGDSVVLQCMISGSPKPALKWFKNGSPIVPTERHFFTAHDQVFVIIGAESSDAGHYECKITNELVTKKDIELKVLPPVAITVNEEDMLGLFEMHGSATAKQRMGDKQM